The Macaca fascicularis isolate 582-1 chromosome 12, T2T-MFA8v1.1 genome has a segment encoding these proteins:
- the RPL37A gene encoding large ribosomal subunit protein eL43, with translation MAKRTKKVGIVGKYGTRYGASLRKMVKKIEISQHAKYTCSFCGKTKMKRRAVGIWHCGSCMKTVAGGAWTYNTTSAVTVKSAIRRLKELKDQ, from the exons ATG GCCAAACGTACCAAGAAAGTCGGGATCGTCGGTAAATACGGGACGCGCTATGGGGCCTCCCTCCGGAAAATGgtgaagaaaattgaaatcagCCAGCACGCCAAGTACACTTGCTCTTTCTGTGGCAAA ACCAAGATGAAGAGACGAGCTGTGGGGATCTGGCACTGTGGTTCCTGCATGAAGACAGTGGCCGGCGGTGCCTGGACATACAA TACCACTTCCGCTGTCACGGTAAAGTCCGCCATCAGAAGACTGAAGGAGTTGAAAGACCAGTAG